GCCATTGCCTCCATCTCCACCATTCCTTTTGAATGGTGCATTGCGGGGCTGAGCGTTTTTTCGGTGATCGTAACGCTGGGCGGGATGAAGGTGATCGGTTATACGGATGTGATACAGGTACTGGTGCTGATCGTGGGAGGATTGGTGACCACTTACCTGGCCCTTTCGCTGTTATCGGAGAAATTCGGCTATGGCAGTGATATTTTCAAGGGGCTGGCGGTGTTGCGGAAAGAAGCGCCAACCCATTTTCATATGATCTTCGATAGCGATCATGCGTACTATAAAGACCTGCCTGGCCTGTCTGTACTGATCGGCGGCATGTGGATCAATAACCTGGCTTACTGGGGCTGTAACCAGTACATCACGCAGCGGGCGCTGGGAGCGGACCTCAAGACCGCGCGCCGCGGCATCCTCTTTGCTGCCTTCCTGAAATTGCTGGTGCCGGTGATCGCCGTACTGCCGGGCATTGTGATGTATGTGCTGCATCAGAACGGGATGTTCCGGGAGGAGATGCGGGATGCTGCCGGGGTGATCAAGCCGGATCATGCTTATCCCACATTGATGAACCTGCTGCCGCCCGGACTGAAGGGCGTGGCCTTTGCGGCGCTGACGGCAGCCATCGTGGCATCGCTGGCGGGAAAGGCCAACAGCATCTCCACTATCTTTTCACTCGATATCTACAAAAAGTTCTTCAACAGGGAAGCATCTGAAAGGCAGCTGGTAACCACAGGCCGCTGGGCCGTGATCGTGGCCATGCTGCTGGCGGCGCTGGTAACGCCTGCGCTGAAGTCGCTGGACCAGGCTTACCAGTTCATCCAGGAATATGTGGGGTTCATTTCTCCCGGCGTACTGGCTATTTTCCTGCTGGGCTTCTTCTGGAAGCGTACTACGGCCAACGCTGCACTGACGGGGGCCTTGCTCACCATTCCCATCTCCACGGTGCTGAAGTTCCTGCCGGCATGGACGGCCGGGGCTTTCCCTGATTATCCTTTCCTGGATCGTATGTCCATCACCTTTATACTGATCGTGCTGATCATGATCGTCATGAGCCTGACCGCAAAGCGCCCGGTGAGCAGCGGGCAGGTGATCGAAGTGGATACTTCGATGTTCCGCGTGACCCCCGGTTTCATTTTTGCATCCGTGATCATTCTTGGCATACTGGCCGCTTTGTACACCGTTTTCTGGTAACGGTTACCGTTTGTGCCGCTTTATCTGGTCCCTGATCACATAATGCAGCAGCCCGTAGTGCCCGGAGATATTCAGTTTCTTGGAGATATTATAACGATGGTTTTCCAGCGTTTTCATACTGATGCCCAGCTCTTTTGATATCTCCTGGGCGGTAAGCCCGTTGGATACCATGCGGTATATCCTGAACTCGGTTTTGCTGAGCTTGTCGGCCACTTCGGCGGGTATTTCCACCCTTTGAGGCTCTTTGGCGGCGGATTGCGCGGTAAAGTCCGCTATCATATTGAAGCGCCCCAGGCGTGCTTTAATGCTGGTGAGCAGATGCTGGTTATTGAAAGGAGCGGGGAGGTAGTCATCTGCTCCCAGGTTCATGGCAAACCGTACATGGTCCCATCCGGGTTTGCCATTGATGAAGATAAAAGGAATATGGTTGAGGTGCATATTGTTGCGCATTTCAATAAGGAACTGGTGGCTGCTGATATGGTGCAGCTGCATGTCGCATACCACCAGGGCAGGCATCTCCTGGACGCAGAGGGCAATAACGGGCCCGGCAGAGCTGGCTACCACTGTTTCATAGGGTTGCTGGCGAAGCAGTTGCTCCACCTGCCGGCTAATAGCAGGATCATCTTCCAATAATAATATTTTGATGATCTGATCTTTCATTCTCTTCAATTGCCCCCAAAAGAAGGCCCTTCAGCCTGGTACGGATATGGTAATGCCCAGGCGTTTGTAATGGAAACCCTGTTTGTAACTAACGCCGTCCCGCATGCCGGAGCAGGCGGGAAACTAGTAATGTAGACAACAATAGCCTCTGAAGAATGAACGCAGTTGTTTATGCCCGGTCGTTGTACCTCTCATATACAACAGGCTATAGCCTGGCCGGTGTTCGTGTCAATCATATCTCTCAGTATTGTCGGTGTATCCGAGGTGTTGCTTCGGTATCAATTCGTTTATTGTCTTTTTTTAATGGATCAGCCCGTCTGCCGGTCACAGCTTCGCCTGGCTGGAATAGCCGGACGGCAGCCTTTCGGGCCGTTTTTTGTCAGCTTATGGAATAACTTCCGGTAACAGGAGGAATCCCGAGTAACTATACTTTGCATTTTGTCTTGTACAGGAGTTGAATAGGACCATGGTTACTGTTCATATAAACTGGATTAAGCACACTCGGCGGAGGTTATCCGGCTCAGCAATATTCACCGCGCCATTTGCCTGAAATGGCAAGCGGTTGGTATGCAGACACCAGTTCCCGGGAGTGAGGGGTTTTGCAGCTAGATAAGGCTAAAGTTTTTGGGTGTTTCGCCAGAGATTTTGTCGTCAGCATCTGATTGTTTTCCCTGAGGATCTTAATTTCCTGCGAGATGAACCGGTTTACATATGGACGAATAGTATATAGTATACCATTGATCCGGGGTTCCTGCTCGCATTGGCTAATACTCCATAGGTATGATTCGGGGGCAAAATAGAAAAAAAACTGGCAGAATGTCAAATACTAGTTTCGGAAAAAATGGAATCCGGAGCCGGGAACCTTCCCGGCACTGGTCGTTTTGTGCTGAATAGTCCTGATTATGAAGTAAAAGCAGGAACCCCTGAAGGTGATAAATTTTTATACCTGTTTTAAATATTCCCTGCCCCTGGACCGGAAATTGGGTGATTTCACCCAGTTTTAAGGGTAGAATCCCTCATTTATTCCCGCATATCCCGGCTTCTCCCGTTTTTTGAATCCTGCCTTGCGATCTTTGCGTTGTGATACGAACATTCCTGCTTTTTAAGGTCACCGTATCGCCCATAGCCTATACAAAGATCTTTTATTATAACCATTCCTATCATGACCATCCCGGTGGGGGCTGACGAA
This genomic stretch from Chitinophaga sp. XS-30 harbors:
- a CDS encoding sodium/sugar symporter, yielding MNKLQLADYIVFFIYFIIIAAYGYYVYRKKKSAGNSATDFFLAEGALTWWAIGASLIASNISAEHFIGMSGSGFALGLAISTYEWMAAATLIIVAVFFIPVYLKNRIFTMPQFLAKRYNSKVSTIMAVFWLLVYVFVNLTSIIYLGSLAIASISTIPFEWCIAGLSVFSVIVTLGGMKVIGYTDVIQVLVLIVGGLVTTYLALSLLSEKFGYGSDIFKGLAVLRKEAPTHFHMIFDSDHAYYKDLPGLSVLIGGMWINNLAYWGCNQYITQRALGADLKTARRGILFAAFLKLLVPVIAVLPGIVMYVLHQNGMFREEMRDAAGVIKPDHAYPTLMNLLPPGLKGVAFAALTAAIVASLAGKANSISTIFSLDIYKKFFNREASERQLVTTGRWAVIVAMLLAALVTPALKSLDQAYQFIQEYVGFISPGVLAIFLLGFFWKRTTANAALTGALLTIPISTVLKFLPAWTAGAFPDYPFLDRMSITFILIVLIMIVMSLTAKRPVSSGQVIEVDTSMFRVTPGFIFASVIILGILAALYTVFW
- a CDS encoding response regulator transcription factor, yielding MKDQIIKILLLEDDPAISRQVEQLLRQQPYETVVASSAGPVIALCVQEMPALVVCDMQLHHISSHQFLIEMRNNMHLNHIPFIFINGKPGWDHVRFAMNLGADDYLPAPFNNQHLLTSIKARLGRFNMIADFTAQSAAKEPQRVEIPAEVADKLSKTEFRIYRMVSNGLTAQEISKELGISMKTLENHRYNISKKLNISGHYGLLHYVIRDQIKRHKR